TCCAGGAGCAGCACCTCGGGGCGATGGCAGACCGCGGTCACGATGGCGAGCTTCTGAACCGCACCCGGTGACATGTCGCCGATGCGCTGCCATGGATCGAGATCGAATGCCTCGACGAGCCGCTGCTCGCGACGCCGATCCCACCTCTCATAGAAGGAGCGCACGAAGTCGAGGTGCGCCCGTGTCGACATCCACGGCAGAAGGCGATTCTCCTGGTGCACCACGCCGAGGCGAGCGAGCGTCGCGTCGTCGAGCTGCGAGCTCTCCGCACCGAGCACGCTCGCCATTCCGTCGCTTGGAAGCGCGAGCCCCTGAAGGCACCGAAGGAGCGTGGTCTTGCCGCTTCCATTGCGACCAATGAGACCGACGATCCTGCCGCGAGGAATGGCGAAGCTCACACCATCAAGGGCCGTGTGGGCGTCGAAGCGCTTGGTCAGACACACGGCAGCGACGACATGAGATCGATCGTCGGCGAGCTTGGTGAGGAACTCATGTGACATCGTCATCTCCTCGGGAATGAAGGACCTTGCGATAGATCTCGATCGCCTCTTGCACGGAGAGGCCGAGTTGGTGGGCGGCGAGCACGGCAGGCCGCAACGCACGGGCGAGCTCCTGTTCCTTGGCACCGTGTTGCCGTGATGCAGGAGCACCACGCACCACGAGGGCAAGACCCGGACGGCGCTCGAGGATGCCCTCCTGTTCAAGCAGCGCGTACGCCTTGCTCACCGTCATGGGGTTGATGTCGAGTTCGGCGGCCAGATCGCGGGTGGAGGGAATCGACGCTCCCGGTGTGAGCGAGCCCGCGGCGACCTGGAAGCGGACCTGATCGCAGATCTGCCGGAACACCGGCGTTCCGCTCGCCCGATCGAGAGAAATCAGCATCTCGAGCCCTGGTGCATTACTGCAATAATACACCAATACGGTTCGATGTCAAGGGCCGATCTCGAGCCGCGTCCGGGCGGCTATTGTCGTTCCGGTTGGCCTCGATCTGGCGCCTCCGGCGCAGGACCCTCTTCGGCCTCCCCGCGCTCCCTGCCTGTGACCGCCGTACCGCCAACTCAAGCCGCACCGTCCGTCGGGGGCTGGCGCTTCGATCACTCCTATGCGCGTCTGCCGGAGTGCTTCTTCGAGCGCGTTCGGCCGAGCGCCATGCCGGAGCCTCGCGTGGTGGCCGTGAACCATGCGCTTGCCTCGGAACTGGGACTCGACTTCCGAGGCGCGCGCGAGTCGGAGCTCGCAGCGCTCTTCGCCGGTCAGGCGCTACCGCCCGGTGCAGAGCCGATCGCGCAGGCGTATGCGGGCCATCAGTTCGGTCACTTCACCATGCTCGGTGATGGTCGCGCGATTCTGCTTGGTGAACACATCGCTCCCGACGGGCGGCGCGTTGACCTTCACTTCAAGGGCTCCGGACGAACGGCCTTCTCCCGCGCAGGCGATGGTCGCGCGGTGCTTGGACCCATGCTGCGCGAGTACATCATGGGTGAGGCGATGCACGCCCTCGGTGTTCCAACCACCCGCGTACTGGCCGTGGTGACAACCGGTGAGGCGGTGCAGCGCGAGTCGCTTCGGCCGGGGGCGATGCTGCTGCGCGTGGCATCCAGCCACCTGCGTGTGGGCACTTTCGAATTTGTCGCGGCGCTCAGGCAGGAGGAGATGCTGAGACAGTTCGTCAGCTACGCGATTGAACGGCATGAACCCGAGCTTCTCGCAGAGCCATCGGAAGCTGTGCGCACGCTTGCATTCCTCCGCGCGGTCATGCTCCGGCAGGCGTCGCTGGTCGCGAAGTGGCAGCTCGTCGGGTTCGTGCACGGCGTGATGAACACCGACAACATGACCATCTCCGGCGAAACGATCGACTATGGACCGTGCGCCTTCATGGACACCTATCACCGTGACACGGTCTTCAGCTCGATCGACTCGGGAGGTCGCTACGCCTATGGGCAGCAGCCTCGCGTGGCGTTGTGGAACCTGACGCGCTTCGCGGAGACGCTCCTGTCGCTGATTGACACCGATCGACCAAAGGCGATTGAACGAGCGACCGAGTGCCTTGAGTCGTTCGCGCCGAGTTTCAGTGAGCTCTGGCTGAACGGCATGCGCGCGAAGCTCGGCCTCGAGCGCGCGGAGGCCGACGACCTTGAGCTTGTGCGCGAGCTGCTCACATGGATGGAAAGCGCTGAGGCGGACTTCACCTCGACCTTCAGTGCGCTCGCACAGCCTGGTGCGCTCGGCGAGCCGGGTGCGCTCGAAGGCGCCGGGAGTTCGTCATCAGCGAATGTGGCAGCGCTGTCCGCAGGTCCGCCGCGCGAGTGGCGCCTCAAGTGGCGCAGTCGCCTCGAGCGTGAAGGAGTGAGCGATGCGGCCCGCGTGGCGCGAATGCAATCGGTCAACCCCTCAGTGATTCCGCGGAATCATCGTGTGGAGGAAGTGCTCTCCGCCGTCGAGCTCAGCGGCGACCTCGCTCCACTGCATGCGCTCGTTGACGCGCTGCGAACACCGATGCTCCGACCGCCGCGAGACCCCCGGCTGGCCGAACCGCCGCCGCCCGACTGCGGGCCCTACCGCACCTTCTGTGGCACATGATTGATGGCTGACGCGGGCTCGCGCCAGGCTGTCGAGTGTGCGCCGATCGGAGCGGCGCTCTCCGCGAGTGAGTCATCAGGCGCGTTCTGCGACGGCGTCAGTACCGATCCAGCCGATTCCTTCAGCCGCCAAGGGCCTTGTCGACGGCCGGCGAGCGGGACACGCTTCACTGGCAGCGGTGGTTAGTCTCGCGTTCGTAGAGACCGCCGCTTCCTGGCGGCGCGGCCCGTTGCCTTCGCCGCTGAGCAACATTGTTTGGCCGAACAGTCCAGACCAAGGAACTCCTCGTGACCGAGAAACCATCCCCCGAAGAAGTGGCATGTTGGCAACGGCGTCTGGCGAGTCAAGCGAACAACCGCGCGTGGACGCTCTCAGAGCAAACGACTCGGACCGCAGCCGAAGACGAAGAGATGCTCAACGCGGCGCACGGAGCAATGTACCTTTGGCGCATCGTTGGCGATGCGAACACGCAGGCGCATGCGGCACAGTTACTCGCACACACATGCGCCATCCTGAAGCAACCCAGCGCTGCTGGACACTACTTGGGAAGGTGCTTGCCACTCTTCATGGGGGAGTCCGCCAAGCCATGGGAGACAGCCTTGGCGCATGCCGTCGCAGCGAATGTCGCATCAGCAAGCGGCAACGCTGAAGATCACGCGCGACACTACAACGAAGCCACACGACTGACCGCCGCGCTTGAGGATGCCGAAGAGCGGGCGATCATCGAAGCAACTCTGCGAGTTCTTCCTGTACCGGTGAGCTTCCGTCCGAGTACGGCCTGACGACGATGCTCAGCCGCAAAGGTCCCCGGGCCGCGTCGCCAAGAGGCCGCAGGGTGAGCGAACGCGAGCAGGCTACCCACGGCTGCCTTGGAGGCGTCGTCAGCTTGCCGGTCATTGTCGAGGCCATTGGCTGCTGAAGCATGTTGCTAGAAAGCCGTCGGCTCGCAATCACGCGGCGCGAAGGGGTGCAAACCTGGCTCGCTTGACCGGCGGCACACGCAGACTGCGAAGTACACGGTTGAACGCAGTGAAACTCACGAGTTGCGGGCTGGTGATCTCGACGCCGATGGGCTTCCCGGAGCGATTGAAATCGACGATCAGCCCTGGGCCAACAGTCCTGGTCCGCACGCTGCGATCGGAATTGCGGCGCGGCAAGTAGAAGTACGCGGCCAGAGGCCGGCCCTGGCGAAAGGTGATCTCGAAGTACGATTGCCGCATGGTCAGTCGGCTCGGTACGCAGTGATGTCGATGAGGTTTCCATCCTCAGGATCCGGCTCGATGATGATCTCCCCAGCGGCACGGGCGTGATGGGTCTCGACGGCAAATCGGCCCGGGACATCGTCGCGGCGGGAGTTTGTGGCATCCGCGAGCATCCTTCGCAGATCTAGTTCCGTGAAGCTGCCATCTCGCATCCGCCGCAGGAGGTGCGGCGTGAGCTCGAGTTCCCATTCGAACCATTCGGGCCAGGAACGGCGAATCACGATGGGGCACCTTGCGCGAAGTCACGCGTGCGACGCGCATCCTCTGGCCAAAGTCAACTGCAGGCGTTCTCACCCCTCGCTCAAGCTGAGCCCCGATGGAATGCGTAGTGAGCCTCGTCCGCAGAACCCTGTTCATTCTTGAGGACGAGGCCGACAACGCATGCCTCCACGAACACCTTCGCTCGAATATCATCGAGCATGGGTCTTGAGACGGTCGAAATCCTCTTGCATGTGGAAGACCACTTCGGCATCACCGTGCCGGGTGAAGTGGCGTCGAAGTGTGAGACTGTCGGAGACCTTCAGAGAGTCATCGTTCAGTTGCTTGTGGCCAAGGGACGACCGCGCTCCGCCGAGCTTGAGGCCGAGGCCCTTCGCGACATCGTGATGATCAGTGCCAAGGTCACAGGAAATGACCCGATCACATTCCGGCCAGAGTCTCGTTGGGTTGGAGATGTCACCAAGTACGGCTGAAGCGATTGCTGGATGAGCCTCCGTGCACAGCCACCTGGTCGAATGTGCGCTCCGGGGCGCGTCAGGGCAATCACTGAAGGGTGGGCCCGAACGCACGCTCATGCGTTCAGCCGATGGTGCGCTCTTAGGCAGACTCAGGCGATCACCTGACGGTGCGCTCAAGAGTCGCGCCCTCGACTTCATCTGCGTCGAGAAAGCGCGCGCGGAGCTCCGGTGCCGGCAGTGCGCAGTGATCGGCGGCGCCGAACCATCGCTGGCGCCTTCGCGCCACGAGGTCGTAGGCCCAGTCGCGGAGCGCCCGGGGAAGGACTCGCAGAATCGAGAGCATGGACCAAGGCGCGCCGAGCTCGCGGAGGATGGCGAAGAGCGCATCGGAGCGGACCAGCGCCTGGCCGCCCGTCACCAAGACCATGCTCTCCGGCAGGGGGTCGCGGAGCCCTGCGGCTGCGATAGCGATTGCCGCCGCACGAGAGTGAAGCGACGCGAAGCGGAAGGTGTGCCGCCGATCGCGCCGCACGACGAATCGAACGGCTCGGTGGCAGAGTGCGCACCCTCCGTCATAGAGCAGGAGAGGCGCCGAAGAAGACTCCTCGGCAGGCGCCGCACGGGCCGCGCGCTCAGCAGGCTGAGCGCGGGCTTGGTTGGAATCGGCTGGGTGACGCTCGTTCATCGACCATGTCCGAGGACGGCGCACTCAAGGGTAGGTCTCACACGGTCGCGCTGCGAGACGGCCATGCGTAGACTCGATCTCCGTGCTTCGGCGGTCGGGCTGAGCCCACGAATCGACATGGCTAGGGCCGGGCACCATCGTGCAAGGGCGAGATAGGAACGCCATGAAGGTTGTCATCCTTGGAAACGCTGGAGCGGGGAAGAGCACTCTCGCAGCACGGCTGGCCGCCGGCCGGCGCGCGGCGAGGCTTTCCTTGGACGAAGTGGCGTTCCGAAGTGGAGCGGAGAGGCGCCCGCTTCGGGAGAGCATCGACGAAGTCAAGCGCTGGATCGCCAATCACGAGCACTGGGTCATCGAAGGTTGCTACGCGGACATCATCGAACCGATTCTCGAGTCTTGCGACGAACTCATCTTTCTGAACCCGGGAGTCGATCGATGCGTTGCCCACTGCCGTTCAAGGCCATGGGAGCCGGAGAAGTTCCGAACCGCTGCGGAACAGGAGCAGCACCTTGAAGCGCTGATCGAGTGGGTTCGCTCCTATGAAGCCCGCGCGGACGAGTATGGCCTCTCCCGGCATCGCCAACTCTATGAGTCCTTCAACGGTCGGAAACGCGAGTTGATCGAGCCGAGCGCGGATGTGCAGATCTGAGATCCCGCGGACATGCAGAGGGATGCTGTGCGCTGCGCTCTTCCGAAGCGTGCTGATGCATCACGCCACGGTGAGCCGTGCAGGTGGCCAAGGCACCTTGCGGCCACCGGCCCGCAGCTCGGCGAAATGAATCAAAGATGCTTCGTGTAGAAGAGCGGCCCGCCTGCAGGATCGCCGGACTTGCCATGCGTGAAGCCCGCAGCGTGATAGACCGCCCTCGCGCGCGTGTTGCCTTCGAGCACCTCGAGCGTCACCCTCGCGCAGTCAAGCGACCGAGCCTTCGCGATGACGGCATCGAGCAGCGCCCGCGACAATCCGCGCCCGCGATGGCTTGGAATCACGGCGAGATCGTGAATGTTGATGAGCGGCTTGCCCGCAAAGGTCGAGAAGCCGATGAAGCAGGTCGCGAAACCCACCGGCCGAGCGCCGTCGAAGGCGAGAAAGACGACACTCGTCGGCAGCGCGCGAAGCCCGGGAATGAGGCGCTCGAGCACACCATCGGGGAGGGGACCGCTGTTGCCCATCGGTTCGAGCGCATACGCGGCGAGCATCTCCGTGACCGCCGCGCAGTGCTCGGGGCGATCGAGGTCCGCTTCGATGACTCGCAGGTCGTCAGGCATGGGCTGGGGTCAACTCGTTGAAGAGCGCGCGCTGCGCACGGCACCGCGTCGCGGCGAAGGTCGCGCCTTGGCCGAAGAATTCGATGACGCCTTCGATGTCACTCGTGACGCTGCGTTGGGCGAAGTCGCGGGCGATGGTTTCGACGACACCTTCGACGCCGACCCCCGTGGTGCACTTTGCAGAGACTTCGACGAGGACTTTGTCGAGACTCGTGAGGCCGCTTTGCGTGCGGTCTTGGCCGAAGTCTTCGACGCCGACCTCGACGACGCCTTCCGCCTTGCGGGCTCGCGCCCCTGGCGCACGCCCATCTGCTCCGCACGGGCCATGTAGCGCACGCCGCGCTCGGCCATGTCACGGAGGATGGCCGCGAGCACGCCGCGCCCCAGTGCCGCCTGCTCAGGTGCGAGTACGCCGCGCTCGCGCACGCGACCCGCAAGAATCAGCCGCGCCATGGAAGTCGCGGGAAATCCAGTGGTTCTCGCCATGCTCGTGAAGCCGGTCGTCGGGTCGAAGCCATCAAAGAGGTCCCAGACGAGGCGCGTCGGAGTGCCGCCCCGATGTCCCTCGACTTCGACGCGCATCACGGTCAGGTCGTGCTCGCCGGGTTCATAGGTCCACTTGGGGAACATGAGCGCCGCCACCAGATCGCGCGGCTTCAGGCGCGCCGAGCCGATCTCCACTTCCTCCTCGGAGAAGAGACCGACCGCCCGCATGACCCGCATGAGCTCGATGTGCCCGGGGTATCGAAGCGTCTTCTCCTCCATGTCGGGCACGCGGAGTGTCTTCACCAGACTGCGAAGACCATCGGTCAGGAAGGCCTCGAGCGTGCCTGCGCCGGGCAGCGTCACGAGCTCGGGTTCGGAGAGCGCTTCGCGCACCTCCACGCGACCTCCGCGCACGATGCGCGACGGGCGCGTGTACTCCTCGATGACATCGTGCGGACTGAAGGCCGCCTTGTACTCAAAGGGCCAGTGACGCTCGCGCGGCAGACCGCCCACCATGATGCGGATCCGCGTGGGCCGGGTGAGCTGCGCCGCACCCCACCCTGCGAGCATGTTGCTCATGCCGGGGGCGACTCCGCAGTCGGGCACCGCGGTGACGCCGCGCCGCTTCGCGACACGATGAAGCTCGAGGAAGTCCTCCGGCATGAAGGAGATGTCCACGCAGGAGCGGCCAGCCTCGATGACCGCGCGCAGCGTCTCGAAGCCGAAGCGGCTCGGCAGCGCGCCGATCACCAGGTCATGCTCCGCCGCGAGGCGCCCGACCACCAGGCGATCGGATGCATCGTCCTCGATCATCTGCGGCGGCAGGCCCCCGACGCGCGCGGCTCGCTCTCGGGCCCGTGCCAACGCCGCCGCGCTCCGGTCAACCACCGTCACGCGCATGCCGCGCGCGGCCGCGAGGTCGGCCGCGATCACCGAACCGACCATCCCAGCGCCAAGAACGAGGACCTTCGCCACCGTCAACCCTCCGAGGATGTTGTGCCGCGCCAGATCGCGGCAGGTCGTTGGACCCCGGCCGCCATCATGCCGAGTCGCGCGCCAACTGCTGGAAGTGTTCGCGCTCGCCGTGACCTCGCAGCGGGTAGTCCTTGCGAAGCGGGTGCGCCGGATAGTCCTTCCACATCAGGATGCGTCGCAGGTCAGGATGATTGTGGAAGCGGACGCCGAACATGTCGTAGACCTCGCGCTCCATCCACTCGGCGCCGGGCCAGAGGTCGGTCACGGTGTCCACCATCAACCCCGGATCAACCTCGATGCCGAGCGTCTCCTTCGTTGGGTCGAGACACACCTTGAGGCGAAGGCGTCGATCAAAGGCATGACTCGTCAGCAGGTAGATGACCCCGAAGCGAGCCGGCTGCGGCGCCGGGTAGTTCAAGTAGTCGACGCCCACGATGTCTGAAAGGAAGTTGTAGTCGCAGCTCGGATCGTCGCGCAGGAAGCGGGCCACATCATGGAGTCGATCGCGGGGAACGATGACCGTCGTCTGACCGCGGAACTCGGCGGCCAGAAACTTGACCTCAGCAAACGCCTTCTTAAGGAGCGGCAGCGTCGGGTGGTCGAGGACGGGTGGCGCGTGACGAAGCGTCATGGGACGGAGATGGTAGCACCCGGGGGCGCGGAATCGCGGCGAGAGCGGAGGCGCGCAGACCCCAGCCCCGGCGCTTCGGACTCGAAGCCGCCTTCGGCGCTCCAATGCAGCGTGGCGAAGGAGCCGGGCCACTGGCGAGCCCGCGCGAGGGCGGGCACGCTCAGGCCGCCGTCAGGTCCCGTCGTGGGTGCACGACTTCGAATCGTCCGAACCTCGGCGCGGAAGCGCCACTCATCGATCTGCACGAGCGCCTCACCCACGATGATTCCAGCCAGGTATCCGACCACCGCCATCTGGAGGAAGCGTCGCAGCGCCGACCACGAGGGTTCAACAAGCGGCGGCACGCGCTCTTCACCTCCGCACTCCGGACAGCGCCAGCGCGCTCCCTCGCGCCGCGTGGCAGGATTGATCCGATACCCACAGGAGGGACAGCAACCGCGCCGAAGGCGCGCCGCCGGCAACTGCTGCTGCACCCAGTTCTCAGGCAATTCCGAGAGCGGCACCAGCGGGAGCAGGAAGACGCCCATGATGATGGCCGGACCCACGGCGAGCAGCACGAAGAGCGGCGACGCGCCGAAGTTCCCCTGAAGCGCTCGAACTGCGGCGTAGACGATGGTGATGTAGATCGCCACGACCGCGACAAAGAGCACTCGATAGCCCCACAGGAGCGCGGGCGGCACGCTGCCTGGCACGGGCGTGATCACGCCGCGCGCCGCATCGGTCCAGCGCGGATCGCTCACGCCGCGCGCCGCATCGGTCCCGGGCGCACTGTCCACGCCGCGCGCCGCATCGGTCCCGGGCGCACTGTCTGGGGAAGGCGTGTCCGGGGAGTCGGCGTCCGCGCTCACGACTCTGTGCCACCCAGGCGCGCCGCGACGCGCGCCGTGATTGCGGGCTCCATCGCCAGTCGCGGTGGATAGCGTCGGACGGGATAGCCAAGACGGCCTGCGCCCGGCGACTTCCGCGTCGCATCAAACGCCACGCGGACTCCGCGGCGATAGAGGTCGCGCGCGGGGTCGGCATTGGAGGCGAGCACGAAGAAGATGTCATCGAGCGAAGTGAGATCGGTGTCGGCATCGACCACCACCACGAAGTCACCAAGGTGGGGTGCGTCGGGAGCGTGATCATCAAGCCACTGCCACCATGCGTGAATGATCGCTTCGGCGGTCGATCGATCTGCGGCGATGACCGCCAGCCGCCCCATGCCAACCTCGGGAAGCACTCCTGCCACGGCCCCGGCGAACGGCGCCGCCGCACCCGAGTGATCGCGCGGAGCATCGGGACCCGCGTGGCCCTGTGACGCTCCGCGTCCGTCGCGCAACCGCGCTCGTCCGATTTCCTCCAGCACGCTGCGCGCCTCGGCGCAGCGCGTGGCCGACGGCGCTACCGGCGCCGCGGCACCGAAGCCATGCAGGGCCTCAGAGGCGCCCGCGCCCGTCGCATCGAACCCGATCTTGCCCCCGGCACCGAGCCACGGTGCGGCGTGATCGAGAATGTCGAGCGGTCCATGAACTCCCTCGAGATCGCGCCCGAAGTGGCAGCGCGTGAAGACCTCGCGCCACACCGC
This is a stretch of genomic DNA from Phycisphaeraceae bacterium. It encodes these proteins:
- a CDS encoding ABC transporter ATP-binding protein, with protein sequence MSHEFLTKLADDRSHVVAAVCLTKRFDAHTALDGVSFAIPRGRIVGLIGRNGSGKTTLLRCLQGLALPSDGMASVLGAESSQLDDATLARLGVVHQENRLLPWMSTRAHLDFVRSFYERWDRRREQRLVEAFDLDPWQRIGDMSPGAVQKLAIVTAVCHRPEVLLLDEPAAALDPPSREALLSLLVELLREDEPAIIISSHILDDIERTVDWILCLDRGRLVRDEALDALQERYAEWRVLATREALPVRFDEPWIRTARVDGRQAILTVEGGAGHRSGFEQRYGVSVEERPVRLERMFNLWISDEASR
- a CDS encoding GntR family transcriptional regulator encodes the protein MLISLDRASGTPVFRQICDQVRFQVAAGSLTPGASIPSTRDLAAELDINPMTVSKAYALLEQEGILERRPGLALVVRGAPASRQHGAKEQELARALRPAVLAAHQLGLSVQEAIEIYRKVLHSRGDDDVT
- a CDS encoding YdiU family protein — encoded protein: MTAVPPTQAAPSVGGWRFDHSYARLPECFFERVRPSAMPEPRVVAVNHALASELGLDFRGARESELAALFAGQALPPGAEPIAQAYAGHQFGHFTMLGDGRAILLGEHIAPDGRRVDLHFKGSGRTAFSRAGDGRAVLGPMLREYIMGEAMHALGVPTTRVLAVVTTGEAVQRESLRPGAMLLRVASSHLRVGTFEFVAALRQEEMLRQFVSYAIERHEPELLAEPSEAVRTLAFLRAVMLRQASLVAKWQLVGFVHGVMNTDNMTISGETIDYGPCAFMDTYHRDTVFSSIDSGGRYAYGQQPRVALWNLTRFAETLLSLIDTDRPKAIERATECLESFAPSFSELWLNGMRAKLGLERAEADDLELVRELLTWMESAEADFTSTFSALAQPGALGEPGALEGAGSSSSANVAALSAGPPREWRLKWRSRLEREGVSDAARVARMQSVNPSVIPRNHRVEEVLSAVELSGDLAPLHALVDALRTPMLRPPRDPRLAEPPPPDCGPYRTFCGT
- a CDS encoding DUF2283 domain-containing protein gives rise to the protein MRQSYFEITFRQGRPLAAYFYLPRRNSDRSVRTRTVGPGLIVDFNRSGKPIGVEITSPQLVSFTAFNRVLRSLRVPPVKRARFAPLRAA
- a CDS encoding DUF393 domain-containing protein, with product MNERHPADSNQARAQPAERAARAAPAEESSSAPLLLYDGGCALCHRAVRFVVRRDRRHTFRFASLHSRAAAIAIAAAGLRDPLPESMVLVTGGQALVRSDALFAILRELGAPWSMLSILRVLPRALRDWAYDLVARRRQRWFGAADHCALPAPELRARFLDADEVEGATLERTVR
- a CDS encoding GNAT family N-acetyltransferase; this encodes MPDDLRVIEADLDRPEHCAAVTEMLAAYALEPMGNSGPLPDGVLERLIPGLRALPTSVVFLAFDGARPVGFATCFIGFSTFAGKPLINIHDLAVIPSHRGRGLSRALLDAVIAKARSLDCARVTLEVLEGNTRARAVYHAAGFTHGKSGDPAGGPLFYTKHL
- a CDS encoding saccharopine dehydrogenase NADP-binding domain-containing protein, giving the protein MAKVLVLGAGMVGSVIAADLAAARGMRVTVVDRSAAALARARERAARVGGLPPQMIEDDASDRLVVGRLAAEHDLVIGALPSRFGFETLRAVIEAGRSCVDISFMPEDFLELHRVAKRRGVTAVPDCGVAPGMSNMLAGWGAAQLTRPTRIRIMVGGLPRERHWPFEYKAAFSPHDVIEEYTRPSRIVRGGRVEVREALSEPELVTLPGAGTLEAFLTDGLRSLVKTLRVPDMEEKTLRYPGHIELMRVMRAVGLFSEEEVEIGSARLKPRDLVAALMFPKWTYEPGEHDLTVMRVEVEGHRGGTPTRLVWDLFDGFDPTTGFTSMARTTGFPATSMARLILAGRVRERGVLAPEQAALGRGVLAAILRDMAERGVRYMARAEQMGVRQGREPARRKASSRSASKTSAKTARKAASRVSTKSSSKSLQSAPRGSASKVSSKPSPATSPNAASRVTSKASSNSSAKARPSPRRGAVRSARSSTS
- a CDS encoding NADH-quinone oxidoreductase subunit C; the encoded protein is MTLRHAPPVLDHPTLPLLKKAFAEVKFLAAEFRGQTTVIVPRDRLHDVARFLRDDPSCDYNFLSDIVGVDYLNYPAPQPARFGVIYLLTSHAFDRRLRLKVCLDPTKETLGIEVDPGLMVDTVTDLWPGAEWMEREVYDMFGVRFHNHPDLRRILMWKDYPAHPLRKDYPLRGHGEREHFQQLARDSA